Sequence from the Pararhizobium gei genome:
TGAAGATCAACCAAGCGCGACTCATATACTTGAACCAATTCCGGATTTGAGGCATTCGCGATCCGATCAATCAGAAGTCCGATCGACTTCTCGGTGGACCCCACCTCACGTCTGACAGAGGCAGTGCGTTCGGCCGAGCCGGCTGACCGCTTTTCCCAGATTTCGCGAAAAATACTGGTAGCAATCTCAATGACCTCGTCGGTAGGCGTCATCGCCCTCAGTAGCGTTTCGAACTGACTGTGCATCTCGTCACGGCTAAACGACTTTCTATAACGCGGGCAGATCCTATTCAGACAGAAATAGTACGGATACTCTGCGTATCGTCCGCGTGAATATGCACCTCCTATCAGCCGATTGCAGTGTGCACATTGGACAGCTTGCCGGAGCGGAAAGTGTTGGCTAACATCAGCTCGAGCTGGTGTTTTGGCGTTCTCATTCAGGCGAGTTTGGATTTTTTGATACGTTTCGTATGTGATCAGTCCCTGGTGATGCCCCTGTCTGATTGAAACTTTCCACGGCAGATACTCGATCATACCCGCATAAAGCACGCAGGTCAGCATTTCCGTAACGCGATCAAATTTGACGGTTCCATCTGACTGTTTAGGGTAACCGGGACTATCTTGCAGGAACCGCTGCACTTCCGCTTTTGTTTGAAAGCGACCATTCGCAAACCCATGGAGCGCTTCGGTTACGATCGCCGCTATAGGCTCTAAGGGTATCAAGGTGTTTTGTCCGGCGATTCTAGCGAACTTGTATGCGGGTGGCTTGGATGAGAAACACCAGTAGCCGTTTAAAAGACGCCCTCGCATGCGGTTGCGAACCTGCTCGCCGTTTTTCTGTCGCTGATGCTGGCTGACGCTGGCCAGGAGGTTCTCGACGAGGACGTCATCGGAGCTGTCGCCAAATTCGAATGATGGGCATTGGAGCTGTGCGCCCGTAGCCGCAATCTGAGCACGTAGTTTGTGATGAACGATGACGCTTCGCGCAAGTCGCGTAATATCGTCTATGATGACGATAGCTGTGGCGCCACGGACCCGTTTCAAGAAACTAATCATGGCTGCAAAGCCTGGGCGATCATCAGTCCCGCCAGTTCTGTCGTCCGTGAAAATCATTGAGAGTTCGGGATATCCGCGGTTTCGCGCGTAGTCTCTGATGCGCGCCTCTTGCGACCCTAAGCCGTCGCCTTCTCGGACTTGCTTCTTTCCCGACACGCGCGCGTAGCCTAAAATCACGATTTTTTTGTCCGACATGGCCTTTTTCTCCTCTTGTTTAAAGCTTCCGTTGTATGTGGGTGAACCCTGCGACTGTGTTGGCGTTCTGCAGATCGTTTTCGCCGCTCCCGCCGGGGTTGGATCTGACAGGCAAGCGGTACGCTACTCGGCGGTGGAGCAGTCGCCTGCTGCACAGAATCTGTGCCAAACGCACGGTCAACAAAGCTCTCCATTATCGTATGTAAAACAGCGAGGAGATCGTGCTGAGCGCGGGGCGTTTCGCCAGTCCGCTCAAGAAACAGATGGACAGCTTTGGAGGGCGTCTCAATCTTGGTCATCTTGTCCCCCCGGGTGCCGACGAAGAGCTGGAAGGAGCTTCGCCATCGACTTATCCTCCTGGTACAGAAGGGACCTGCTGGCGGTAAATTCAATCACTACACCCGCCGCCCTGAGGCGCGAGATCAGACCTTGGCGCAATACGGGATCTCGAACCAGGCGCGTGCATTCGGATACGAGAAGGACATCGAACGCTGGTAGCGCAGAGGTCGCGCCGTCCATCACTACTGCCTGGCCGGGTCGTGGCACCGTGTTCCCGCCTGTTCCAGGGGCACACGCTTCACCCACGATCTGATATGATTGGCGCTGAGCGTAGGCGCTCAAGTATTTGAGCTGTTGTTCTACTTGGAGATTGGCCTTGCTCTGAATTACGCTGGCAGCTCGCGCAAGGATAAATGCACGAATTTCAGTGGGCGAACGCATACTCTACTCCTTTTACACAAAACGCACTGGAACGAGGGGCGAACTAAAATTGCACTGACTGTTGTCTGTGCCTGCCTTTCAAGCTCGATCGGAAAAGCTCTTCGAAGGCGCAGTAGTACTGATGAGGCAGGCATGCCGTAAGTTGCGGTTCTGTTCTACGTCTGGCGTGATTGCTCGTCGGTCAATGATGGAGCCGGATCAAGCAGCTCAAAGATATCAGTAGCGGGTATATTGTTCGGCATGGCGTCCCCGGGTTGCTCCGCGAGGTTGCGTCGTCGTTGTCGAAGCAGCGCGTCACGGCGCCGCGTTGTCGGATGGCACGTCGATCGACGGCTTTTGTCGAGACCGCGGCGGTTTCCTCCCATGCCGCACCTCGGTCCTCGTCGAACCGGCTGAAACACATCCATCACGCACCTCTTCAATCGTGGTCATGTTGCACGGCGCTTCTACGACTGTCCGGTGTCTTCGCGGCTACAGGACCTGGTGATCTTTACCGTTATCCTTGGTTGTATTTCATTTTTTCGTCGTTCTCTGAATGGCCCCAACGTTGCACCTATTTTGCCAAATTACAAGTGGCTTAATGGTTCGTCTATGATTATAAATAGCTGTAATTGTTGACATAAGGCGGATCTCTTCCCGTGAAGTGCTCGCCGACCTGTTCCCTGTGAGATAGCTCCCAAGGACTCATTTTTTACAACTGAAAGGACACGTGTGTATGCGGAGATAGGCCATTCCGGGAACGACAAAGGACCAGAAGAGGAACCGGAAGGATTCATGGTTCGCCAGCGCGTCGGGCTCCTCGGGAGCTGCTAAGGGATCTCTGTTGAATAAAAACCAGGGCGGTGGGACAGAAATTTCGACGGAAGATTTTTCCGGACGAGCGAGGAAAAACTCTCGAGAATCTCCTGTTGAATAGGGGCCGGGACTTGACGCCAGCCGTAAAGAGGCAGCTCCGCCTTCGACGTGCCGAGAGCATGGACCGCTCAAAGGTTGTGCAGCCGCTGCCTGTCTCGTCCGCAGCGGCCATATGGATCGACGCCGCACATCATTCGGCGTTCTGATCGGTGAGAGAAATCGCTTTCGAGAAACCCAAGAGGCAGCTCTATCGACTGTACATGTCATAGCATCGCTGAACCCGGAGACTGGATGAGACGAGCTTTTCAAAACCGCGCTGGCCAATCTGTAAGTTTCCGACCGACTTCGCCAAATAAAGCCTGTTAGCACTGACATCCAACCGCTTGTCCGCGCTTGTATCAGATGCTCTAACAACACCCATGATTGCTATCGAAAATCCCATCCTCAACCGCCCGTTCTCCAAGCCCGATCGGCATTGGGCACTCTCAGACGACGGGATGCCTACGGGCGAGAAGAATGAAGGGCGACGTCGGTCCGAATACATCGTCGCCGTCGCCACTTCGAAACGCGCCAGGGGCGGCCAGCAGGAGCTGATCCTCGATGAGCGTGCGTCCGAGCGACGGGCAAATGACCGAGTTAACGCCATCCGGGCTGAAGTTGACCAGTGGCGCAACTCTCCCGAGGCAAGCTGGGGGGTCACGTATGAAACCGCACGCTTGCTGAAGCATTGGCGGGCGACTGATCGTGAACGACCGCTGTTTTTCTGCCAAGTAGAGGCAGCCGAGACGCTGATTTGGTTGACCGAGGTCGCGCCGAAGAACCCGGTCCATGCCAGGCATCTGGAGTATTTCCGGCAGCAGAGCGAGGGTTCGAATCCGGGCCTGTTTCGCCTTGCCCTGAAGCTCGCGACCGGTGCCGGCAAGACGACGGTCATGGCAATGCTGATCGCATGGCAGGCGATCAACAAAGCGCGTCGGCCACAATCGAAAATGTTCACCGACGCCTTCTTGCTGGTGGCTCCGGGCATCACCATCAAGGACCGGCTGCGCGTTTTGCAGCCAGAGTCAGGCAATTCGATCTACGAGAAGCTGTCGATCGTTCCGCGCGACATGATGGACGAACTGCGCAAGGCGCGCATCGTGGTCACCAACTATCACTCATTCCAGCTCAGGACAAAAGGCGACATCAAGCCGGGCACCCTGGAGGCGCTCCGTGGGCGAGAGGACCCCGAGACCTTCGACGTCCGGTTCCGCGAGACTGAAGCCGAGATGGTGCAGCGGGTCATGAAGCCGCTGATGGGGCGGCGTGGGATCATCGTAGTCAACGATGAAGCTCATCATTGTTACGAAGCGCCGCCTACCGCCGAGATCGAGCCAATCGCACGTTCGGAGGAAGAGACTGCAGCCGAGGCAAATGCGGAGGCAGAAGCCAGCCGCAAGGAGGCCAGGGTCTGGATCAACGGCATTCGAGCCGTGGACCGCGTGCTTGGGGTAAAGACCGTCTACGATCTTTCAGCAACACCCTTCTTTCTGCGTGGTTCGGGCCAGGAGGAAGGCAAGCTCTTCCCGTGGGTCGTTTCCGATTTTTCGCTGATGGACGCGATCGAATGCGGGATCGTGAAGGTGCCGCGTGTTCCACCCATGACGATGTGGTCAAGCGCGAGGAGCCGATTTTCCGCCACGTTTACAAGCATGTACGCGACCAGCTTCCGCGCAAGGGCCAGCGGAAGGCTGGCAAGACCTATTCCGCCGAAGAGCTGCCGGCGCAGCTTGAAGCAGCATTGCGCGCGCTCTATCGCGACTATGATGCCAAGTTCTCCGAATGGGCCGCGAAGAACGCCGAGACGCCGCCGGTGTTCATCGTTGTGGCCAACAACACGTCCACGTCGAAGCTGATCCACGACTGGATTGCGGGCTATTGCGAGAACCCAGATGAGAAGGAACCGGCCAAGCGCAAATGGCGT
This genomic interval carries:
- a CDS encoding recombinase family protein, whose amino-acid sequence is MRSPTEIRAFILARAASVIQSKANLQVEQQLKYLSAYAQRQSYQIVGEACAPGTGGNTVPRPGQAVVMDGATSALPAFDVLLVSECTRLVRDPVLRQGLISRLRAAGVVIEFTASRSLLYQEDKSMAKLLPALRRHPGGQDDQD
- a CDS encoding DEAD/DEAH box helicase family protein — protein: MIAIENPILNRPFSKPDRHWALSDDGMPTGEKNEGRRRSEYIVAVATSKRARGGQQELILDERASERRANDRVNAIRAEVDQWRNSPEASWGVTYETARLLKHWRATDRERPLFFCQVEAAETLIWLTEVAPKNPVHARHLEYFRQQSEGSNPGLFRLALKLATGAGKTTVMAMLIAWQAINKARRPQSKMFTDAFLLVAPGITIKDRLRVLQPESGNSIYEKLSIVPRDMMDELRKARIVVTNYHSFQLRTKGDIKPGTLEALRGREDPETFDVRFRETEAEMVQRVMKPLMGRRGIIVVNDEAHHCYEAPPTAEIEPIARSEEETAAEANAEAEASRKEARVWINGIRAVDRVLGVKTVYDLSATPFFLRGSGQEEGKLFPWVVSDFSLMDAIECGIVKVPRVPPMTMWSSARSRFSATFTSMYATSFRARASGRLARPIPPKSCRRSLKQHCARSIATMMPSSPNGPRRTPRRRRCSSLWPTTRPRRS